In Chitinophagales bacterium, the sequence TGAATGGTTTAAGCTTAAATCAAAAAATAGGAGATAACTTAACGCTTAAATACTTAGCAGGAGTTTATAATATGCAAGAAAATGAACATTTTGATATTATAGGCGATTATTATTTGCAAGAAATAGAAACCGATCCGGCAAAAGAAAACGTAGGAGAAGTAAAAAATGATTTAGGTTCCGGCACTTTTCATGATTGGGCAAGAAACCAGCTAAACACCACTGTTATACAAAGTGCTATAAAAGGCACTTATGAGAAAAAAAGACATGAGCTAAAATTTGGCTTAACCTACAAAAGAGAACTCATAGAAGATAAACTTAGCGAATGGGAACGCAGAGATTCTGCCGGCTACTCTATGCCTACCACCGATACTGCCGTTTTGTTGTTTAACGTGCTAAAACCTGAGCCATTTAATTTAAAAAGCAATCGATTTAGTGGCTACATACAAGACACTTGGAGAATAGACAAACAAGGCATTGTAACTTGGAATTATGGCGTGCGTTTTCAGTATTGGGATGTAAATAAAGAATGGGTAATTTCGCCACGAACGCAGTTTGCTTTTAAACCAAAAACCAAAGCAGATGTGGTATTTACCACCGCAGCCGGAATGTATGCTCAGCCACCTTTTTACAGAGAAATGAGAAACTTGCAAGGGCAAGTTAATACCAATTTAAAATCGCAGAAATCTGCACATTTTGTAGCAGGAATTGACTATGCTTTTAAAGCATGGAACAGACCCTTTAAGTTTACTACAGAGGGTTATTACAAATACATTTGGGATGCCGTACCTTATGAATTTGACAATGTATTAATCAGATATTTTGGTAAAAACAACTCAAAAGGCTACGTGGCAGGTGTAGATTTTAGACTACATGGCGAACTGGCAAAAGGTGCTGAAAGCTGGATTAGTATGTCTATAATGAAAGGAGAAGAAGACGTAAGAGATGATTATTATACAGCTTACGATATTAGAAAAACAAAAGTAGATGCTAATGGACAAACTACTGCCGAAACAAAAGATACACTTTCTGTTAGCAATGTTTTTCCCGGCTATATCCCCCGCCCTACCGACCAGCGTTTAAGCTTTGCTCTATTTTTTCAAGATTACATTCCTAAGTTTCCTTATTTAAAAGTTCACATGAATTTAATAGTGGCAACAGGCTTGCCTTTTGGCCCACCCGACAATAATAGATATAAAGATACTTACAGAATACCTCCGTATAGAAGATTTGACATAGGTTTTTCTGCTTTATTGTTTGATATAGAAAAGAAAGAAGCTAAAGGAAAAGTACCTAAGAGTTTCTTTAAGCATATAAATAAAATTTGGTTATCATTTGAAGTGTATAATATTTTAGGTATTGAAAACACCATTTCTTATATATGGATAGATGGCTTAGACCCACGCACGGGCTCATTTAGTAAATATGCCGTACCCAACTATTTAACAGACAGAAGATTTAACCTTAAATTTAAGGTTGATTTTTAGAACTCCAAGGGGTTTCAACCCCTTGAAAGAATAAAGGAAAAAAAGATAAAACTCCCCCTATAAATTGAGACAATTGAATTGAAACAAGGGGTTAAAACCCCTTGGATAAACTCGTTTAACGCCAATTGTCAACACAAAATAGTCTAATCTATTTTGTGTTTTACAATGGTAAATGCCGATAGAGCAATATATTTAGTACAATAAGGTGCAACCGAAATTGGACTATTATATATTCCTAATCGGTATAACACCATAGCGGAACTCCATGGCATTACGTCTGCTATGTTCTGTAACCGAAAAACCTCAACACCCCAAACCTAAGCGGTGTAACAGAGCTATAGAGCATTCATTTTATAGCCATTATCACTTAAATATTTCAAAACTTTTGGCAAAACAGCTCTTAAATTTTTAATGGCTTTTTCGCTATCGTGAAAAACAATAATAGAACCATTTTCTACATTGTTAATCACATTATTGTAGCACTGCTCAGCAGAAACATCCGCATCAAAATCATAAGAAATAATATCCCAAAGTACTATGTCAAATTTTTTAATAAGCCTTTTAATTAATTTAGGAGTAAATTTTCCGTAAGGAGGTCTAAATAAATGGGTATCAATAATTTTACTACAATGTTCCACATCTTTTAAATATGTAGCTAATTCCGTTTTCCAAGCGTTGCAGTGGCTAAAAGTATGGTTGCCTATACGATGACCATTTTCAATTGTTTTCATTAAAATATTGGGATATAATTCGGCATTTTTACCTGAGCAAAAAAATGTTGCTTTAGCATTATATTTATCTAATTCGTTTAAAACCCAGCTTGTTATTCCTATTGTGGGGCCGTCATCAAAAGTTAAATAAACAGTTTTTTCTGTTCTACTTTTGTTCCAAATCAAATTAGGAAATAGCTTTTTTAACAATAAAGGCGTTTTAACTAATCTCATAGTTTGAAAGCGAGCGGTAATTCGCTAATTTTGTGTTTTAAAAAAATTATAAAGTATAAAGATATTGAAATGTCTAAAAAAATAAGAACAAGATTTGCTCCAAGTCCTACAGGTCCTTTACACATGGGGGGCGTACGTACGGCATTGTACTGTTATTTGTTTGCCAAGCAAAATAATGGCGATTTTATTTTAAGAATAGAAGATACAGACCAAAACAGATATGTAGAAGGAGCAGAACAATATATTATAGATGCCCTAAAATGGTGTGGCATAGAAGCCAATGAAGGAGTAAGTTATGGGGGGGAATTTGGTCCATATCGCCAAAGCGAAAGAAAAGATATGTATAGAGCTTATGCTGAAGAACTGATAGAAAAAGGAGATGCATATTACGCTTTTGATACAGAAGAAGAATTGGAAGAATGGAGAGAAAATATGAAAAAACAAGGCAATCCATCTCCAAAATATGACCCTATAACCCGACAATATTTAAAAAACTCACTTAGTTTAAGCGAAGACGAAGTGAAAAAGAGATTAAATGCTGGCGATGATTATGTTATTCGCTATAAAATGCCCCGAAATGAAGAAGTAAAATTTGAAGATAAAATTAGAGGAATTGTTAGTTTTCAAAGCAATCAATTAGACGATAAAGTGCTACTAAAAGGAGATGGCATGCCTACCTACCATTTAGCCAATGTAGTGGACGACCATACTATGGAAATAACAGACGTGATACGTGGAGAAGAATGGTTGCCTTCTACCCCTTTGCATGTAATGCTATACAAAAGTTTTGGCTGGGAAATGCCGTCATTTGCACATCTGCCTTTAATTTTAAAACCCGATGGCAAAGGAAAATTGAGTAAAAGAGATGGCGACAGGCTGGGTTTTCCTGTTTTCCCATTAAACTGGCAAGATCCGGAATCGGGAGAGCAAAGTATAGGTTATAAAGAAAGAGGATTTTTGCCCGA encodes:
- a CDS encoding TonB-dependent receptor, coding for MFKQLILFTLFLLMAQSVLAQTATLKGQILDEFNEKAAYVNVTANKLKLGTVTDENGNYELQLPANKEIEISIQGLNYYKQQFIITLSPNEIKILDAKLVVKKQDDIDVIFEKQEERKIISTDKIDVKKAETLPNISGGVETYLQTFMGVQKNNELSSAYSVRGGNFDENLVYVNDFEIYRPFLIRSGQQEGLSFVNPDMVDNLTFSSGGFQAKYGDKMASVLDVTYRKPKKFGGSVMGSLLGANIHLEGTNKKTRQFTYTLGFRYKTNKLVLSGQDTKGQYVPSFIDLQGLFSYAINEKLSIEYLVNFARNRFLFTPSTRSTEFGLINFQSRFTVYYEGQEDDRYQSLMNGLSLNQKIGDNLTLKYLAGVYNMQENEHFDIIGDYYLQEIETDPAKENVGEVKNDLGSGTFHDWARNQLNTTVIQSAIKGTYEKKRHELKFGLTYKRELIEDKLSEWERRDSAGYSMPTTDTAVLLFNVLKPEPFNLKSNRFSGYIQDTWRIDKQGIVTWNYGVRFQYWDVNKEWVISPRTQFAFKPKTKADVVFTTAAGMYAQPPFYREMRNLQGQVNTNLKSQKSAHFVAGIDYAFKAWNRPFKFTTEGYYKYIWDAVPYEFDNVLIRYFGKNNSKGYVAGVDFRLHGELAKGAESWISMSIMKGEEDVRDDYYTAYDIRKTKVDANGQTTAETKDTLSVSNVFPGYIPRPTDQRLSFALFFQDYIPKFPYLKVHMNLIVATGLPFGPPDNNRYKDTYRIPPYRRFDIGFSALLFDIEKKEAKGKVPKSFFKHINKIWLSFEVYNILGIENTISYIWIDGLDPRTGSFSKYAVPNYLTDRRFNLKFKVDF
- a CDS encoding polysaccharide deacetylase family protein is translated as MRLVKTPLLLKKLFPNLIWNKSRTEKTVYLTFDDGPTIGITSWVLNELDKYNAKATFFCSGKNAELYPNILMKTIENGHRIGNHTFSHCNAWKTELATYLKDVEHCSKIIDTHLFRPPYGKFTPKLIKRLIKKFDIVLWDIISYDFDADVSAEQCYNNVINNVENGSIIVFHDSEKAIKNLRAVLPKVLKYLSDNGYKMNAL
- a CDS encoding glutamate--tRNA ligase — its product is MSKKIRTRFAPSPTGPLHMGGVRTALYCYLFAKQNNGDFILRIEDTDQNRYVEGAEQYIIDALKWCGIEANEGVSYGGEFGPYRQSERKDMYRAYAEELIEKGDAYYAFDTEEELEEWRENMKKQGNPSPKYDPITRQYLKNSLSLSEDEVKKRLNAGDDYVIRYKMPRNEEVKFEDKIRGIVSFQSNQLDDKVLLKGDGMPTYHLANVVDDHTMEITDVIRGEEWLPSTPLHVMLYKSFGWEMPSFAHLPLILKPDGKGKLSKRDGDRLGFPVFPLNWQDPESGEQSIGYKERGFLPEAFINMLAFLGWNPGTEQEIFSREELIKDFSIERVNKSGARFDYEKTKWFNQQYLKNKSDKELADLTKVLFKEKGYKTDDETLQKICGLIKERATFLHEFPELAYYFFTDVKEYDDKNLRKRWNTENNEAFKNLTKQLNNLSSFTSESIENEVKAFMEAHNLGFGQVLPILRIAITGTMQGPPIFSVMEIVGKETCLKRLEKGIALANQLNQQ